The following proteins are encoded in a genomic region of Thermococcus henrietii:
- the mce gene encoding methylmalonyl-CoA epimerase — protein sequence MFKKIDHVGIAVKNLEEAVKVWEGLGLKVEEIEEVPDQKVRTAIIHIGESRIELLEPTAEDSPIAKFIAKRGEGIHHIALGVTDIEEHLKELKEKGYRLIDEEPRIGAGGAKIAFVHPKAVTGVLLELCERRG from the coding sequence ATGTTCAAGAAGATAGACCACGTTGGTATAGCCGTTAAGAACCTTGAGGAGGCGGTAAAGGTCTGGGAGGGCCTCGGCTTGAAAGTTGAGGAAATCGAGGAAGTGCCGGACCAGAAGGTTAGAACCGCGATAATCCACATCGGAGAGAGCAGGATTGAACTCCTCGAGCCGACCGCCGAGGACTCGCCGATAGCGAAGTTCATAGCCAAGCGCGGTGAGGGAATACACCACATAGCCCTCGGCGTTACGGACATCGAGGAGCACCTCAAGGAGCTCAAGGAGAAGGGCTACAGGCTTATAGACGAGGAGCCGAGGATTGGAGCCGGCGGGGCTAAGATAGCCTTCGTCCACCCGAAGGCCGTAACCGGTGTGCTTCTCGAACTCTGCGAGAGGAGAGGATAA
- a CDS encoding PHP domain-containing protein: MIHDSHTHTLHSDGLGEVFENIAEAERKGLSLVAITDHSHYLLRGNFNAYLSEIRRWGEDSEITVLAGIEGNITPNGVDVPDWMAKKLDFVIASVHEWVDRPEQYVELVRIALLDENVDVIGHFGASFPYIGYPSWEDLLELIALAEERGKAFEISSRYRVPDLEFVRECIKRGVKLTFASDAHRPEKVGNVGWSVAVFRKAGGKLEDLLFATYL; encoded by the coding sequence ATGATTCACGATTCGCACACCCACACGCTCCACTCTGACGGCCTTGGGGAGGTCTTCGAGAACATCGCGGAGGCCGAGCGGAAGGGTCTATCTCTCGTCGCGATAACGGACCACAGCCACTACCTCCTGCGGGGTAACTTCAACGCTTACCTGAGCGAGATAAGGCGCTGGGGCGAGGATAGCGAGATAACGGTTCTGGCCGGAATCGAGGGCAACATAACTCCCAACGGCGTTGACGTGCCTGACTGGATGGCTAAAAAGCTCGACTTCGTGATAGCGAGCGTTCACGAGTGGGTTGACCGGCCGGAGCAGTACGTCGAGCTCGTCAGGATTGCCCTTCTCGACGAGAACGTCGATGTAATAGGTCACTTCGGGGCGAGCTTCCCATACATTGGCTATCCCTCATGGGAGGACCTCCTTGAACTCATCGCCCTCGCCGAGGAAAGGGGAAAGGCCTTTGAGATAAGCTCCCGCTACCGCGTTCCAGATTTGGAGTTTGTGAGGGAGTGCATAAAGAGGGGCGTTAAGCTGACCTTCGCCAGCGACGCCCACAGGCCGGAGAAGGTTGGAAACGTCGGTTGGAGCGTGGCGGTCTTCCGAAAAGCCGGCGGAAAGCTTGAGGATTTGCTCTTTGCCACCTACCTGTGA
- the trmY gene encoding tRNA (pseudouridine(54)-N(1))-methyltransferase TrmY produces the protein MRTFIIKANKARTSPDFKLSDLPGTSGRIDVLCRFLNSAFLLSHGFRKNVRVWLLLYGPPNPPKAIRFEGPHLKVRLNPDERSTAKLIMNALKAGEGLKEPGKEVEVYPGLYVSNRTFEDVIRLTLKNSRLYYLHEEGKPIETVSFRGNVAFVLGDHEGLSREDEAFLEGIAEKVSVGKKSYLASHVVAYVNIFLDSIALP, from the coding sequence TTGAGAACATTCATAATCAAGGCCAACAAGGCCAGAACGAGCCCTGACTTCAAGCTGAGCGATTTACCCGGCACGAGCGGGAGGATAGACGTCCTCTGCAGATTTTTGAACTCCGCTTTTCTGCTCTCGCACGGCTTCCGGAAAAATGTCCGCGTCTGGCTCCTCCTCTACGGTCCGCCGAACCCGCCGAAGGCCATACGCTTTGAGGGGCCCCATCTTAAAGTCCGCCTCAACCCCGACGAGAGAAGCACGGCGAAGCTCATAATGAATGCGCTCAAGGCCGGGGAAGGACTGAAGGAGCCCGGGAAGGAGGTTGAGGTTTACCCCGGCCTCTACGTGAGCAACAGAACCTTTGAGGACGTCATCAGGCTGACGCTCAAGAACTCAAGGCTCTACTACCTCCACGAGGAGGGAAAGCCGATAGAAACGGTTTCTTTCAGAGGAAACGTCGCCTTTGTCCTCGGCGACCACGAGGGGCTGAGCCGGGAGGACGAGGCATTCTTGGAGGGAATAGCGGAAAAGGTGAGCGTCGGGAAAAAGAGTTACCTCGCTTCCCACGTCGTTGCCTACGTCAACATCTTCCTCGACTCTATAGCTCTTCCCTGA
- a CDS encoding class I SAM-dependent methyltransferase — MEYFDRIANRYDDWYRTKTGRYVDRIEKWLVFSILRTKSGRALDLGCGTGNYTLELKRRGFDVIGLDASEEMLKIARSKGLDCVKGDAYSLPFPDGSLDLVLSVTMFEFIHEPEKVLAEIHRVLKPGGEVLIGTMNGRSLWFLFKRLKSLFVETAYRYARFYTPKELEELLRKAGFTNVESAGVIFLPSFWPFPGLAEKVDKKCYKKCKNFAAFILVRGEKAQLPSQRT, encoded by the coding sequence ATGGAGTACTTCGACAGAATAGCGAACCGCTACGATGATTGGTACAGGACGAAGACCGGCCGGTACGTTGACAGAATCGAGAAGTGGCTCGTCTTCTCTATACTCCGGACGAAATCCGGCAGGGCTTTGGACCTCGGTTGTGGAACCGGCAACTACACGCTCGAGCTCAAAAGGCGGGGCTTCGACGTAATTGGCCTCGACGCGAGTGAGGAGATGCTCAAAATAGCACGCTCGAAGGGTCTCGACTGCGTTAAAGGAGACGCCTACTCGCTCCCATTTCCAGATGGGAGTTTAGACCTCGTGCTGAGCGTTACCATGTTTGAGTTCATCCACGAGCCGGAGAAGGTTCTCGCCGAAATCCACCGCGTTTTAAAGCCTGGGGGAGAGGTTCTAATCGGAACGATGAACGGGAGAAGCCTCTGGTTCCTGTTCAAACGACTGAAGAGCCTCTTCGTTGAAACCGCCTACCGCTACGCCCGCTTTTACACGCCAAAGGAGCTCGAGGAGCTTCTCAGAAAGGCCGGCTTCACCAACGTCGAGAGCGCTGGGGTGATATTCCTCCCCTCGTTCTGGCCGTTCCCCGGCCTTGCGGAGAAAGTGGATAAAAAATGTTACAAAAAATGCAAAAACTTCGCCGCTTTCATATTGGTTAGAGGGGAGAAAGCTCAGCTCCCCTCCCAGAGGACGTAG
- the meaB gene encoding methylmalonyl Co-A mutase-associated GTPase MeaB, with amino-acid sequence MTLEPLIQSALSGDKKAIARLITLVENDEEKAREIIRRIYPHTGRAYVVGITGPPGSGKSTLLDKLIKLARNEGHKVGVIAIDPTSPFTGGALLGDRLRMQRHSTDPGVFIRSMATRGSLGGLAKATNDAVKVLDASGYDLIFVETVGVGQIEVDIVKTADTVVLVTVPGLGDEVQAIKAGLMEVADIFAINKADREGTEMVYLELKMALEFERDKWRQIGWEPPIVETTAFTLKGVRPLWEAIKRHRKHMEESGRLRERRAFRAREEVKTIIASTIASKVEERLAKGEAKELIEEVVERKLDPYSASQIVMEKLKEDLWR; translated from the coding sequence ATGACGCTCGAGCCCCTCATTCAGTCGGCACTATCGGGCGATAAGAAGGCCATAGCAAGGCTCATAACCCTCGTTGAAAACGACGAGGAAAAGGCAAGGGAGATAATACGGAGGATTTACCCCCACACGGGAAGGGCCTACGTCGTCGGCATAACGGGTCCGCCCGGTTCTGGAAAGTCAACCCTTCTCGACAAGCTCATCAAGCTCGCCAGGAACGAGGGACACAAGGTTGGAGTCATAGCCATTGACCCGACGTCGCCATTCACGGGGGGTGCACTGCTCGGCGACAGGCTGAGGATGCAGAGGCACTCGACCGACCCAGGCGTCTTCATCAGGAGCATGGCGACGCGCGGTTCCCTCGGCGGTCTGGCGAAAGCTACTAACGACGCGGTTAAGGTTCTGGACGCCTCAGGCTACGACCTGATATTCGTCGAGACCGTTGGAGTCGGGCAGATTGAGGTTGATATCGTGAAAACGGCCGATACGGTCGTTCTCGTAACCGTTCCGGGACTCGGCGACGAGGTTCAGGCCATCAAGGCAGGACTCATGGAAGTGGCAGACATCTTCGCCATCAACAAGGCAGACAGGGAAGGGACGGAGATGGTGTACCTCGAGCTCAAGATGGCCCTCGAGTTCGAGAGGGACAAGTGGAGGCAAATCGGCTGGGAGCCTCCGATAGTCGAGACCACAGCTTTCACCCTCAAGGGCGTCAGACCCCTCTGGGAGGCGATAAAGAGGCACAGAAAGCACATGGAGGAGAGCGGAAGGTTAAGGGAGAGGAGGGCCTTCCGCGCGAGGGAGGAAGTGAAGACGATTATCGCCTCGACGATAGCGAGCAAGGTGGAGGAGAGGCTCGCGAAGGGCGAAGCGAAAGAGCTCATCGAGGAGGTTGTTGAGAGGAAGCTCGACCCCTATTCGGCCTCTCAAATCGTGATGGAGAAGCTTAAGGAGGACCTCTGGAGGTGA
- a CDS encoding DUF835 domain-containing protein, whose translation MFLKGKSRGGLQTVLDYRRLSTVLRSIPDEKVLITRKMPGEVSDSNVIHIWVTRVRHPQAVEPTNLYVIEQRVWDSLSKGARNVILDAFEYLLLENGLERTLRFVGKLRDMTLLSNSNFYVTVSDGIDERVLAMLKRIVE comes from the coding sequence ATGTTCCTGAAGGGTAAAAGTAGGGGCGGACTTCAAACGGTTCTCGACTACCGCCGGCTTTCCACGGTGTTAAGGTCAATCCCGGATGAGAAGGTACTAATAACAAGAAAGATGCCTGGAGAGGTTTCCGATTCGAACGTTATTCACATCTGGGTCACCCGGGTTAGGCACCCTCAAGCGGTTGAACCCACAAACCTCTACGTCATAGAGCAGAGGGTCTGGGACTCCCTTTCCAAAGGCGCCAGGAACGTAATCCTCGATGCCTTTGAATACCTCCTGCTCGAAAACGGGCTTGAGAGGACCCTCCGCTTCGTAGGAAAGCTTAGGGACATGACCCTTCTTTCCAACTCAAACTTCTACGTTACCGTCAGCGATGGCATTGATGAGCGGGTCCTCGCAATGCTGAAGAGAATCGTTGAGTGA
- a CDS encoding magnesium transporter, translating into MSVAQMAVGHAHTFKGKLKEAFLLSFPALFLCLIFDFVGGAVLGKNWNTIMSYFPILVFIMPGLMDLRGNIFSALASRFTTKLNLGLIESIRDPEVTTQIVMAILSSKIPLIVLWVVGLFLIHNFIQNVIVLLMVIASAIFIGVILGYGTAAITIIPFKRGYDPDLIAAPLISSLADLITMPTMVYFALLYLHHPIPFYILAFTMLGILVLLALKAKFRHEHKRAFGELAAVIGAMALIETVTGGLLVTYEKIINAVIIVSVMWPSVNDSMGNFGSIIAARVSTKIHLEGVEAVKSRETLYDFVVLLILAPIIGYLTNLISMWVVVHYIHRPARILWNFVLGFPVVILVAMLIGLVVAILADKYNWDPDNVAIPVVTTLSDVIGTMFLVWVALSAM; encoded by the coding sequence ATGAGTGTGGCGCAGATGGCAGTAGGCCACGCACACACGTTCAAAGGAAAACTGAAGGAAGCGTTTCTCCTGTCGTTCCCAGCCCTGTTCCTGTGCCTGATATTTGACTTCGTAGGTGGCGCTGTTCTTGGTAAGAACTGGAACACGATAATGAGCTACTTCCCGATTCTGGTCTTCATCATGCCCGGCCTCATGGACCTGAGGGGCAACATCTTCTCTGCCCTCGCGTCCCGCTTCACGACCAAGCTCAACCTCGGTCTCATAGAGAGCATCCGAGACCCCGAGGTAACTACTCAGATAGTTATGGCGATACTCAGCAGTAAGATTCCCCTGATAGTTCTCTGGGTCGTCGGCCTGTTTCTGATACATAACTTCATTCAGAACGTTATAGTGCTCCTCATGGTTATCGCGTCTGCAATCTTCATAGGGGTTATCCTCGGCTACGGTACGGCGGCGATAACGATAATCCCATTTAAAAGAGGTTACGACCCGGACCTGATAGCCGCACCGCTGATAAGTTCGCTTGCGGACCTTATAACGATGCCAACGATGGTCTACTTTGCCCTGCTCTATCTCCACCATCCGATTCCGTTCTACATCTTGGCCTTTACGATGCTTGGAATCCTCGTATTGCTTGCTCTAAAAGCCAAATTCAGGCACGAACACAAGCGAGCTTTTGGGGAGCTTGCGGCAGTCATTGGAGCCATGGCACTCATAGAAACCGTAACAGGAGGCCTACTCGTCACTTACGAGAAAATCATCAACGCGGTAATCATCGTCAGCGTCATGTGGCCGAGCGTGAACGACAGCATGGGCAACTTCGGCTCGATAATAGCGGCAAGGGTTTCAACAAAAATCCACCTTGAGGGTGTGGAGGCCGTCAAGAGCAGGGAAACGCTCTACGACTTCGTAGTCCTCTTAATTCTTGCACCAATAATAGGCTACCTCACAAACCTCATATCAATGTGGGTGGTGGTTCACTACATCCACCGGCCCGCGAGAATCCTCTGGAACTTTGTCTTGGGCTTTCCAGTTGTAATCTTGGTGGCCATGTTGATAGGTCTCGTCGTAGCGATACTGGCAGATAAGTACAACTGGGACCCGGACAACGTGGCGATTCCAGTCGTTACGACGCTCAGCGACGTCATAGGGACAATGTTCCTTGTCTGGGTGGCGCTGAGCGCAATGTAA
- a CDS encoding GIY-YIG nuclease family protein translates to MKGSYFLVIRLEEEKRIRTKGKAFELKPGYYVYVGSAMNSLEKRVARHFRREKRLHWHIDYLLKEAELLRAYLILSGVKLEEDLSREVSKFGEPVPGFGAGDVRVSTNLYRFEDEPDEALRGILDKLGLGWKIVKSEDDIGKTW, encoded by the coding sequence ATGAAGGGCTCGTACTTCCTCGTCATCAGGCTCGAGGAAGAGAAGAGGATTCGCACGAAGGGGAAAGCCTTCGAGCTCAAACCTGGTTACTACGTTTACGTCGGTTCGGCGATGAACTCCCTCGAAAAGCGCGTCGCGAGGCACTTCCGGCGGGAGAAGAGGCTACACTGGCACATTGATTACCTCCTCAAAGAGGCCGAGCTTCTCAGGGCGTACCTTATTCTGAGCGGAGTGAAACTCGAGGAGGACCTCTCACGCGAGGTTTCCAAGTTTGGAGAGCCGGTTCCGGGCTTTGGGGCCGGCGACGTCAGGGTGAGCACGAACCTCTACCGCTTTGAGGACGAGCCGGACGAAGCCCTGAGGGGAATCCTCGATAAGCTCGGACTGGGCTGGAAAATCGTTAAAAGCGAAGACGATATAGGGAAAACATGGTGA
- a CDS encoding single- stranded DNA-binding family protein: protein MAVKLSTGYVRASGYAHKVRRVLFALARKKVEPKEIIRASAELNQKIFEEFQRLNVSKEDVVRITVEFKIKDGSIVWDYDSLRIEVYRKGEEEKLAKAMEEVEERERELEEKIKAIEEVALNLKKLSDELIERIEELKQEHTSLKLREEL, encoded by the coding sequence ATGGCCGTGAAGCTGAGCACAGGCTACGTCCGCGCGAGCGGTTACGCCCACAAGGTAAGGCGCGTTCTGTTCGCTCTCGCCAGAAAGAAGGTCGAGCCAAAGGAGATTATACGCGCCTCGGCCGAGCTCAACCAGAAGATTTTCGAGGAGTTCCAGAGGCTCAACGTCTCGAAGGAGGACGTCGTGAGGATTACCGTCGAGTTCAAAATCAAGGACGGCTCGATAGTCTGGGACTACGACTCGCTCAGGATTGAGGTTTACCGGAAGGGTGAAGAGGAGAAGCTTGCGAAGGCGATGGAGGAAGTGGAGGAGCGCGAGAGGGAACTGGAGGAGAAGATTAAGGCCATCGAGGAGGTTGCCCTCAACCTCAAGAAGCTCAGCGACGAGCTAATCGAGAGGATTGAGGAGCTCAAGCAGGAGCACACCTCGCTCAAGCTCAGGGAAGAGCTATAG
- a CDS encoding adenylate kinase produces MNILIFGPPGSGKSTHSHRIVERYGLTYISSGDLIRREIERGTPIGKEMEAYLSRGELIPDTIVNTLIISKLRRQRENFILDGYPRTPEQVLALESYLYDHGIRLALALEIFIDLETSVERISGRRICPNCGAVYHVKHNPPKKPGICDVCGSELIQRRDDRREVVERRYRIYTKNMEPIIKFYRNKGIYVRVDGDGSVEEVWKRIHPLLDYIRARETYLRPP; encoded by the coding sequence GTGAACATTCTGATTTTCGGCCCTCCCGGAAGCGGAAAGAGCACGCACTCCCACAGGATAGTGGAGCGCTACGGTCTGACGTATATTTCTTCGGGCGACCTGATAAGGCGCGAAATAGAGCGCGGAACGCCGATAGGGAAGGAGATGGAGGCTTATCTAAGCAGGGGTGAGCTGATTCCAGACACGATTGTGAACACGCTCATAATCTCCAAGCTGAGGCGCCAGAGGGAGAACTTCATCCTTGACGGCTATCCGAGGACCCCAGAGCAGGTCTTGGCCCTTGAGAGCTACCTATACGACCACGGGATAAGGCTTGCCCTTGCCCTTGAGATTTTCATAGACCTCGAAACCAGCGTCGAGAGGATAAGCGGGAGGAGAATCTGCCCGAACTGTGGCGCGGTTTACCACGTCAAGCACAACCCGCCCAAAAAGCCCGGAATATGCGACGTCTGTGGCTCTGAGCTGATTCAGAGGAGGGACGACAGGCGCGAGGTCGTGGAGCGGAGGTACAGAATCTACACGAAGAACATGGAGCCGATAATAAAGTTCTACCGCAACAAGGGGATATACGTGAGGGTTGACGGCGATGGAAGCGTTGAGGAGGTGTGGAAGAGAATCCACCCGTTGCTCGACTACATCAGGGCGAGGGAGACTTACCTAAGGCCTCCATGA
- a CDS encoding ubiquitin-like small modifier protein 1, which produces MRVRFYATFRELIGKKEVEVRGVRTVRELIDYLAEHYSPEIKKELLESPRVGPNKPIDGMILVNGHNVLHLKGLDTELREDDEVHIFPPAGGG; this is translated from the coding sequence ATGAGGGTGAGGTTCTACGCTACGTTTCGCGAACTCATTGGAAAGAAGGAGGTTGAGGTTCGTGGGGTCAGAACTGTTAGGGAGCTCATAGATTACCTTGCCGAACACTACAGCCCCGAGATTAAAAAGGAGCTCCTTGAGAGCCCGCGCGTTGGGCCGAACAAGCCGATAGACGGCATGATTCTCGTGAATGGCCACAACGTCCTCCACCTGAAAGGCCTCGACACCGAGCTTAGGGAGGACGACGAGGTGCACATCTTCCCGCCGGCGGGTGGTGGCTGA
- a CDS encoding antitoxin family protein: MTVIEAVYDGETFRPLRKVNLPKGAKVKVIVGETIWDLLEEIEGIPVNANVEEVLEDVRGRKRV, encoded by the coding sequence ATGACAGTCATCGAGGCCGTCTACGACGGCGAGACTTTCAGGCCCCTGAGAAAGGTAAACCTCCCAAAGGGGGCGAAGGTCAAGGTAATCGTCGGCGAGACGATATGGGACTTACTTGAGGAGATTGAGGGAATTCCCGTTAATGCAAACGTCGAGGAAGTGCTCGAAGATGTCAGGGGACGAAAGAGGGTCTGA
- a CDS encoding geranylgeranylglyceryl/heptaprenylglyceryl phosphate synthase produces the protein MLEIGKVERYIHEKLEKEKLHFVLLDPDDVSPETAGKIAEMSESIGVDAIMVGGSTGAEGDVLDNVVKAIKEASSLPVILFPGSHGGISRYADAIFFMSLLNSRNPFFITGSQALGAFTVKRYGIEPIPMAYLIVEPGETVGWVGDAKPIPRHKPKIAAAYALAGQYLGMRLVYLEAGSGAPQPVPPEMIALVRKVIDVPLIVGGGIRTGEQARRAVEAGADIIVTGTAIEKAGSIEGAKAKLEELNSGIKG, from the coding sequence ATGCTCGAAATAGGCAAAGTCGAGCGCTACATTCACGAGAAGCTGGAGAAGGAGAAGCTCCACTTCGTTCTACTCGACCCGGACGACGTTTCGCCGGAAACTGCCGGAAAGATAGCGGAGATGAGCGAGAGCATTGGCGTTGATGCGATAATGGTCGGGGGCTCGACCGGGGCCGAGGGGGACGTTCTCGACAACGTCGTTAAGGCGATAAAGGAAGCCTCCAGTTTACCGGTAATCCTCTTTCCCGGCTCGCACGGCGGGATAAGCAGGTACGCCGACGCGATATTCTTCATGAGCCTCCTCAACTCGAGGAACCCCTTCTTCATAACCGGCTCTCAAGCTTTGGGAGCCTTCACCGTCAAGCGCTACGGAATAGAACCGATTCCGATGGCTTACCTGATAGTCGAGCCCGGTGAAACGGTCGGCTGGGTTGGGGATGCGAAGCCGATACCGAGGCACAAGCCGAAGATTGCCGCCGCTTACGCTTTGGCCGGCCAGTACCTCGGCATGCGCCTTGTTTACCTCGAAGCGGGTAGCGGCGCGCCGCAACCGGTTCCGCCGGAGATGATTGCCCTCGTTAGGAAGGTCATAGACGTTCCCCTCATCGTCGGCGGTGGCATAAGGACCGGGGAGCAGGCGAGGAGAGCAGTTGAAGCCGGGGCCGACATCATTGTCACAGGGACGGCGATAGAAAAGGCCGGCTCCATCGAAGGCGCCAAGGCAAAGCTGGAAGAGCTCAACTCGGGAATCAAAGGGTGA
- a CDS encoding MTH1187 family thiamine-binding protein, translated as MAVAELCVFPLGTGNPSVGEYLKPVLRVIEESGLKYQLCPMGTVVEGSIDEILELVKKCHEAILKAGAERVVISLRIDDRTDKELTIEGKVKL; from the coding sequence ATGGCCGTCGCGGAGCTTTGCGTCTTTCCCCTCGGAACTGGAAACCCGAGCGTCGGCGAGTATCTGAAGCCCGTCCTCAGGGTAATCGAGGAGAGCGGGCTCAAATACCAGCTCTGCCCGATGGGGACGGTCGTTGAGGGCTCGATAGACGAAATCCTTGAGCTGGTGAAGAAGTGTCACGAGGCGATTTTGAAGGCTGGAGCGGAGCGCGTAGTTATAAGCCTGAGGATAGACGACAGGACCGACAAGGAACTCACCATCGAGGGCAAGGTGAAGCTCTGA
- a CDS encoding M55 family metallopeptidase, which produces MRAFISLDLEGLPHIVSREHLFVKGALYAEARKIATEVVRVVAETLHHELEVDEVVIADSHGPMVNILVEETPDYVRLVRGFPRPLSMVAGAKGSDFAIFLGYHAKAGTGGATFDHTYSSATVDRLEINGVEVSETLLNAYLLGEWNVPVAMVAGDKALIETDVKTHLPWAVGVPLKESLGRYSAVSPGMEGIKKLLREGTLEAFRRVERGEVKPLETERPVEVKLRFLNSAYAEVAELLPFVERLDGKTVRFEAKNVEEAYRTFEVLILAASGVSSIVNR; this is translated from the coding sequence ATGAGGGCATTCATTTCTCTCGACCTTGAAGGGCTACCTCATATTGTCAGCAGGGAGCACCTATTCGTAAAGGGTGCGCTCTACGCAGAAGCGAGGAAGATAGCGACCGAGGTTGTAAGGGTCGTCGCCGAGACGCTCCACCACGAGCTCGAAGTTGATGAGGTTGTCATAGCGGACAGCCACGGCCCGATGGTGAACATCCTCGTTGAAGAAACGCCGGACTACGTCAGGCTCGTCCGGGGCTTTCCGAGACCCCTGAGCATGGTCGCCGGGGCGAAGGGCTCGGACTTCGCAATCTTCCTCGGCTACCACGCCAAGGCCGGAACCGGCGGGGCAACCTTTGACCATACTTACAGCAGTGCGACCGTGGACAGGCTTGAGATAAACGGCGTTGAGGTCAGCGAGACGCTTCTCAACGCATACCTGCTCGGCGAGTGGAACGTTCCGGTTGCGATGGTCGCCGGAGACAAAGCGCTGATAGAAACGGACGTGAAGACTCACCTCCCCTGGGCGGTCGGCGTTCCCCTGAAGGAGAGCCTCGGCAGGTATTCGGCAGTGAGCCCCGGAATGGAGGGGATAAAGAAGCTCCTCCGCGAAGGAACCCTTGAGGCCTTCAGGCGCGTCGAGCGCGGTGAGGTTAAGCCACTGGAAACCGAGAGGCCGGTCGAGGTCAAGCTCCGCTTCCTCAACAGCGCCTACGCGGAAGTCGCCGAGCTGTTGCCCTTCGTCGAGAGGCTCGACGGAAAGACCGTCCGCTTTGAGGCGAAGAACGTTGAGGAAGCATACAGGACGTTCGAGGTCCTCATCCTTGCCGCCTCCGGTGTCAGCTCGATAGTGAACCGCTAA
- a CDS encoding DUF2095 family protein translates to MDGKKKKPVDDFAWQEYDKEEFERKFPALAKELEGGGVPIEAFRADEEEGEREAEPRSFAGYEPTVIDFLRRCETDEEALEIINWMESRGEITPEIAKELRITLAKKGVRAFGPKKEWGWYERHGRG, encoded by the coding sequence ATGGACGGCAAGAAGAAGAAACCAGTTGATGACTTCGCGTGGCAGGAATACGATAAGGAGGAGTTCGAGAGGAAGTTTCCGGCCCTCGCGAAGGAGCTTGAGGGAGGTGGGGTTCCGATAGAGGCCTTCAGGGCCGACGAAGAAGAGGGCGAGAGGGAGGCCGAGCCGAGGAGCTTTGCCGGCTACGAGCCGACGGTCATAGACTTCCTCCGGAGATGCGAGACCGACGAAGAGGCTTTGGAGATAATCAACTGGATGGAGAGCAGGGGCGAGATAACGCCCGAGATTGCGAAAGAGCTGAGGATAACGCTCGCCAAGAAGGGAGTGAGGGCCTTCGGGCCGAAAAAGGAGTGGGGCTGGTACGAGAGGCACGGGAGGGGGTGA
- a CDS encoding cobalamin B12-binding domain-containing protein: MVERSKVRVVIAKPGLDGHDRGAKVVARALKEAGYEVIYTGIRQTPEQIVETVIQEDAAVLGISILSGAHMVLIPKIIKLLEERGIKPNEDIVIFAGGIIPPDDAEELKKMGVAEVFGPGTPLRTVIEFVDRAVENLKRFKA; encoded by the coding sequence ATGGTCGAGCGCTCAAAGGTTCGCGTCGTCATAGCGAAGCCCGGTCTTGACGGTCACGACAGGGGAGCCAAGGTTGTGGCGAGGGCCCTGAAGGAAGCTGGCTATGAAGTCATCTACACGGGAATCAGGCAGACACCGGAGCAGATAGTCGAGACGGTTATTCAGGAAGATGCCGCAGTCCTTGGGATAAGCATCCTCTCCGGCGCGCACATGGTCCTTATTCCGAAGATTATCAAGCTCCTTGAGGAGAGGGGCATAAAGCCGAACGAGGACATCGTAATCTTCGCCGGCGGAATAATCCCGCCCGACGACGCGGAGGAGCTGAAGAAGATGGGCGTCGCGGAGGTCTTTGGCCCGGGAACGCCCCTGAGAACGGTGATAGAGTTCGTTGACAGGGCCGTCGAGAACCTCAAGCGCTTCAAGGCTTAA